A window of [Clostridium] innocuum genomic DNA:
ACAGGAGCAGGTGGAGCGGCTCATCCGCTACTGTGAACAAAGGCACATACCTGTGCGGTACTCCACCTTTGACAATGACTGTCTGACAACACCTTGTCCTCACAATATCCGTGATGAGTTTTTCAAGCTGTATCTGAATATGCCCGTTGTAAAGCCCTATGAGCAGGAAACAGTGTTTAATATGCTTGCCTATCCGCAAAACGGGGAACAGCGTGAGGAAATCATTGCGCTCATGAAGGATGCCTTTATTGTAACGCATTCCTCCAATACGTTGGAAATCACAGCGGAAAACGTAGATAAAAGCAAAGGGGTAGAGGCGATGGCTGCACATTGGGATATTCCGGTTGAACAGATCGCATGCTTTGGTGACGGTGCCAATGATGTGGGGATGCTGCAGGCCGCAGGCATCGGCATTGCTATGGGGAATGCCAATCCTAAAGCAAAGGCGGCAGC
This region includes:
- a CDS encoding Cof-type HAD-IIB family hydrolase; its protein translation is MKHIKALFFDVDNTLYTHRIHDFPATTRQTLNRLKENGYRIGIATSRCRYEVRNLPAFFRDFAFDAAIFDGGALIMGKEETVTSFPLLQEQVERLIRYCEQRHIPVRYSTFDNDCLTTPCPHNIRDEFFKLYLNMPVVKPYEQETVFNMLAYPQNGEQREEIIALMKDAFIVTHSSNTLEITAENVDKSKGVEAMAAHWDIPVEQIACFGDGANDVGMLQAAGIGIAMGNANPKAKAAADYVCGSIDEDGLYHFCKEMEWI